A stretch of the Verrucomicrobiia bacterium genome encodes the following:
- the hemE gene encoding uroporphyrinogen decarboxylase: MNSRNLFLAAVRCEPVPRPPLWLMRQAGRALPEYRTLKEKFTFLQLVQTPELAAEVTLQPIRRFGFDAAILFSDILVVCEGLGQGYQFREAGGIGMDFAVRTAADVEKLDVNAVVDRLHYVAEALKLIRAQLGTKTALLGFAGSPWTLANFMVEGGSAKEFSGAKAMFYREPKLFNRLCEKLTEACTRYLQMQIDTGVDAIQIFDTLGGSLSSSAFPEASGRWMQQIISGLKGHTPVIVFSKGAHGNWDDLVGTGADVLGVDWGVRLADVAARLPKNVAVQGNLDPFLLSTSPEAAAAETRRILADLKGRPGHIFNLGHGVTPESKLECIQAVVDTVHGG, translated from the coding sequence ATGAACAGCCGAAACCTCTTCCTCGCCGCCGTTCGTTGTGAACCGGTCCCGCGTCCGCCGCTGTGGCTCATGCGCCAGGCCGGCCGCGCCCTGCCGGAATACCGGACGTTGAAGGAGAAGTTCACGTTCCTGCAACTGGTCCAGACGCCCGAACTCGCCGCCGAAGTCACGCTGCAACCCATCCGCCGCTTCGGCTTCGACGCGGCGATTCTGTTCAGCGACATCCTCGTCGTTTGCGAGGGCCTGGGCCAGGGCTACCAGTTTCGCGAAGCCGGCGGCATCGGCATGGACTTCGCCGTCCGCACCGCGGCCGACGTGGAAAAGCTCGACGTGAACGCCGTGGTGGACCGGCTGCACTACGTGGCCGAGGCGCTCAAGCTGATCCGCGCCCAGCTCGGCACCAAGACGGCGTTGCTTGGCTTTGCGGGCTCGCCGTGGACGCTGGCCAACTTCATGGTCGAAGGTGGCAGCGCGAAGGAATTTTCCGGCGCCAAGGCGATGTTTTACCGCGAACCGAAGCTGTTCAACCGCCTCTGCGAAAAACTCACCGAAGCCTGCACCCGTTATTTGCAGATGCAGATTGATACGGGCGTGGATGCCATCCAAATCTTCGACACGCTCGGCGGCAGCCTGAGTTCCAGCGCCTTTCCCGAAGCGTCCGGGCGTTGGATGCAGCAGATCATCAGCGGCCTCAAGGGCCACACGCCGGTCATTGTGTTTTCCAAGGGGGCGCACGGGAACTGGGACGACCTGGTGGGCACCGGCGCGGATGTGCTGGGCGTGGATTGGGGCGTGCGCCTCGCCGACGTGGCGGCGCGGCTGCCGAAGAACGTGGCCGTGCAGGGCAACCTCGACCCGTTCCTGCTCAGCACCTCGCCCGAAGCCGCGGCCGCGGAAACCCGGCGCATTTTGGCGGACCTGAAGGGCCGGCCCGGCCACATTTTCAACCTTGGCCACGGCGTCACCCCCGAGTCGAAGCTGGAATGCATCCAGGCCGTCGTGGACACGGTGCATGGTGGTTGA
- a CDS encoding isoamylase early set domain-containing protein, producing MATTTVIPKREFALDAPAAQSVLLAGDFTGWLAHPIPLKRSPRGRWKVSVPLPPGTYHYRFLVDGEWRDDPVCPLHVPNAFGTQDAVRIVA from the coding sequence ATGGCAACGACGACCGTCATTCCCAAGCGGGAATTCGCGCTGGACGCTCCGGCGGCGCAGTCCGTCCTGTTGGCGGGCGACTTCACCGGCTGGCTGGCGCACCCGATTCCCCTCAAACGCAGCCCACGCGGGCGCTGGAAGGTTTCCGTGCCGCTGCCCCCGGGCACCTATCATTACCGCTTCCTTGTGGATGGCGAATGGCGCGATGACCCCGTCTGTCCGCTCCACGTGCCGAACGCCTTTGGCACGCAGGACGCCGTGCGGATCGTGGCGTAG